The following coding sequences lie in one Lysobacter capsici genomic window:
- a CDS encoding LysR family transcriptional regulator: MAAESYDQLAVFAVVARERSFTRAAAKLGMSQPALSRSMRQLEERLGVRLLARTTRSVSPTEAGEHLLKVLAPRFEEINTELALLSEFRDKPAGKLRITAGEHAAIAVLQPVLAKLLPDNPDLHIEVIVDYGLTDIVAENFDAGVRLGEQVAKDMIAVRIGPDMRMAVVGSPDYFARHPRPTTPHDLTGQNCITIRLPTYGGIYPWEFEKKGKELKVRVEGQLVFNNIAMRLDAALKGLGLAYMPEDLVTRHVAEGRLIRVLSDWCEPFPGYHLYYPSRRQSSPAFTLFRDALRYTG, translated from the coding sequence ATGGCCGCGGAGAGCTACGATCAACTCGCTGTCTTCGCGGTCGTCGCCCGCGAGCGCAGCTTCACCCGCGCCGCCGCCAAGCTCGGCATGTCGCAGCCGGCATTGAGCCGGTCCATGCGTCAACTGGAAGAGCGGCTCGGAGTCCGGCTCCTGGCGCGCACGACCCGCAGCGTATCGCCCACCGAAGCGGGCGAACATCTGCTCAAGGTGCTCGCGCCCAGGTTCGAGGAAATCAACACCGAACTGGCGTTGCTCAGCGAATTCCGCGACAAGCCCGCGGGCAAGCTGCGCATCACCGCCGGCGAGCATGCGGCGATCGCGGTCCTGCAACCGGTGCTCGCGAAGCTGTTGCCCGACAACCCCGATCTGCACATCGAAGTCATCGTGGACTACGGCCTGACCGACATCGTGGCCGAGAACTTCGACGCCGGGGTTCGCCTGGGCGAACAGGTCGCCAAGGACATGATCGCGGTGCGTATCGGTCCCGACATGCGCATGGCCGTCGTCGGCTCCCCCGACTACTTCGCCCGGCATCCGCGCCCGACGACCCCACACGATCTGACCGGGCAGAACTGCATCACGATCCGTCTGCCGACCTACGGCGGCATCTACCCCTGGGAGTTCGAAAAGAAGGGGAAGGAACTGAAAGTGCGTGTCGAAGGGCAACTGGTGTTCAACAACATCGCCATGCGCCTGGATGCGGCCCTGAAAGGTCTGGGCCTGGCCTATATGCCGGAAGATCTGGTGACGAGGCACGTGGCGGAGGGACGATTGATCCGGGTGCTTTCGGATTGGTGCGAACCGTTCCCGGGATACCACCTTTACTACCCGAGCCGGCGCCAGAGCTCGCCGGCTTTCACCTTGTTCCGCGACGCGTTGCGCTACACGGGCTG